The following coding sequences are from one Salvia hispanica cultivar TCC Black 2014 chromosome 3, UniMelb_Shisp_WGS_1.0, whole genome shotgun sequence window:
- the LOC125211542 gene encoding uncharacterized protein LOC125211542 isoform X2 — translation MGLSSSKHNAAGRLPSSSSSSSSRGAIRRSRSSRSRVLKSSCLGSHCDNRDERQVSDGPTEENGKTAFCPSENKLGSCPVSAECYGTEKAEESNDMNCINSGIQLHEWGEPSITNNASTEGNSSSRSFNPPSRFLSRLSTNPGNLSFRLTRGDSLGSTRSYPTPSMGLTTSNDEVEECVDPSSSYVNRNERSQGCDFFPACFTSKSPGRQDENNASSPNPVFSRSFQDSRQLNNGQGILRNRNNTTVDSNPILFSPLDHVNTDDDGTRHAARQFAREPAERNIRFSRTLSVGRLRDRVLRRTAASDLELYNFQQDREVGLAHQDTVAQGLGHAELDLTSDDNSFTHQNTSDNVLSSFPSPFYGNQNNAYGTPRAARETRYRDLLEHRSNFMERRRRIRSQVRALQRLGSRFEGLSAQERSCILSGQHQGGHCTCRIAAREPNSNNDANARASISRIVMLAEALFEQSVVLSRPSVSSVGSVPAPIEVVDSLPLKIFCKFKRKSCEDTAQCYICLVEYEDGDGMRILPCHHEFHRACIDKWLKEIHRVCPLCRWDICRPDSLTTGSC, via the exons ATGGGATTGAGCAGTAGCAAGCACAATGCTGCCGGCCGATtgccttcttcctcttcttcttcgtcgtCTCGAGGTGCCATTCGGAGGAGTCGATCCAGCCGAAGCAGAGTTTTGAAGTCGTCCTGCCTCGGATCTCACTGCGATAATCGTGATGAACGAcag GTCTCTGATGGCCCAActgaagaaaatggaaagaCTGCCTTCTGTCCAAGTGAGAATAAATTAGGCTCTTGTCCAGTTTCAGCAGAATGTTACGGGACAGAAAAAGCTGAGGAGAGCAATGACATGAACTGTATAAACTCTGGCATTCAGCTCCACGAGTGGGGTGAGCCTAGCATCACCAATAATGCCTCTACAGAAGGCAACAGTTCCTCTCGGTCATTTAATCCTCCTAGCCGGTTCCTTTCTCGCCTTAGTACTAATCCTGGAAACTTGAGCTTCCGTCTCACAAGAGGTGACAGTTTGGGCTCCACTAGATCTTATCCTACACCTTCAATGGGTCTCACAACTTCAAATGACGAAGTAGAAGAATGTGTTGATCCCTCTAGTAGCTATGTAAATAGAAATGAGAGGTCACAAGGCTGTGATTTTTTTCCTGCTTGCTTCACCAGTAAGTCTCCTGGAAGGCAAGATGAAAATAATGCATCTAGCCCAAATCCTGTTTTTTCCAGAAGTTTTCAAGATAGCCGACAGTTAAATAATGGTCAAGGCATACtgagaaatagaaataatacaacagtagatagcaatcccattttattttcaccTTTAGATCATGTAAACACTGATGATGATGGAACAAGGCATGCTGCAAGACAGTTTGCTCGAGAACCTGCCGAACGAAATATTAGGTTCAGTAGAACATTAAGTGTGGGTAGGCTTCGTGACAGAGTTCTTCGTAGAACTGCTGCTTCTGATTTGGAGTTATATAATTTTCAGCAAGACAGGGAGGTGGGGCTTGCTCATCAGGATACTGTGGCACAGGGTTTAGGCCATGCAGAACTAGATCTAACGTCAGATGATAATAGCTTTACTCATCAGAACACCTCTGACAATGTCCTGTCCAGTTTTCCTAGCCCCTTTTACGGTAATCAAAATAATGCATATGGAACCCCACGAGCAGCTAGAGAGACCAGGTATAGAGATCTACTGGAACATAGATCAAATTTCATGGAGCGCCGACGAAGAATAAGATCACAG GTGCGTGCACTTCAGAGACTTGGAAGCCGATTTGAGGGCTTGTCTGCTCAGGAGAGGTCTTGCATCTTATCTGGTCAGCATCAAGGAGGTCATTGTACTTGCCGCATTGCTGCTCGAGAGCCTAATTCAAACAATGATGCTAATGCTAGGGCTAGCATATCAAGAATTGTCATGCTAGCAGAGGCTTTATTTGAG CAATCTGTCGTCTTGTCTCGGCCTTCTGTTTCTTCAGTTGGATCTGTTCCAGCACCCATTGAAGTGGTGGACTCCCTGCCTTTGAAGATATTTTGTAAATTCAAAAGGAAATCATGTGAAGATACTGCACA GTGTTACATTTGTCTTGTTGAGTATGAAGACGGAGACGGCATGCGAATACTTCCTTGCCATCATGAATTCCATCGAGCATGCATCGATAAATGGCTCAAAGAAATCCACAG GGTATGCCCGCTTTGCAGATGGGACATCTGCCGACCTGACTCGCTAACTACGGGGAGCTGTTGA
- the LOC125211542 gene encoding uncharacterized protein LOC125211542 isoform X1, with protein MGLSSSKHNAAGRLPSSSSSSSSRGAIRRSRSSRSRVLKSSCLGSHCDNRDERQVSDGPTEENGKTAFCPSENKLGSCPVSAECYGTEKAEESNDMNCINSGIQLHEWGEPSITNNASTEGNSSSRSFNPPSRFLSRLSTNPGNLSFRLTRGDSLGSTRSYPTPSMGLTTSNDEVEECVDPSSSYVNRNERSQGCDFFPACFTSKSPGRQDENNASSPNPVFSRSFQDSRQLNNGQGILRNRNNTTVDSNPILFSPLDHVNTDDDGTRHAARQFAREPAERNIRFSRTLSVGRLRDRVLRRTAASDLELYNFQQDREVGLAHQDTVAQGLGHAELDLTSDDNSFTHQNTSDNVLSSFPSPFYGNQNNAYGTPRAARETRYRDLLEHRSNFMERRRRIRSQVRALQRLGSRFEGLSAQERSCILSGQHQGGHCTCRIAAREPNSNNDANARASISRIVMLAEALFEVLDEIHQQSVVLSRPSVSSVGSVPAPIEVVDSLPLKIFCKFKRKSCEDTAQCYICLVEYEDGDGMRILPCHHEFHRACIDKWLKEIHRVCPLCRWDICRPDSLTTGSC; from the exons ATGGGATTGAGCAGTAGCAAGCACAATGCTGCCGGCCGATtgccttcttcctcttcttcttcgtcgtCTCGAGGTGCCATTCGGAGGAGTCGATCCAGCCGAAGCAGAGTTTTGAAGTCGTCCTGCCTCGGATCTCACTGCGATAATCGTGATGAACGAcag GTCTCTGATGGCCCAActgaagaaaatggaaagaCTGCCTTCTGTCCAAGTGAGAATAAATTAGGCTCTTGTCCAGTTTCAGCAGAATGTTACGGGACAGAAAAAGCTGAGGAGAGCAATGACATGAACTGTATAAACTCTGGCATTCAGCTCCACGAGTGGGGTGAGCCTAGCATCACCAATAATGCCTCTACAGAAGGCAACAGTTCCTCTCGGTCATTTAATCCTCCTAGCCGGTTCCTTTCTCGCCTTAGTACTAATCCTGGAAACTTGAGCTTCCGTCTCACAAGAGGTGACAGTTTGGGCTCCACTAGATCTTATCCTACACCTTCAATGGGTCTCACAACTTCAAATGACGAAGTAGAAGAATGTGTTGATCCCTCTAGTAGCTATGTAAATAGAAATGAGAGGTCACAAGGCTGTGATTTTTTTCCTGCTTGCTTCACCAGTAAGTCTCCTGGAAGGCAAGATGAAAATAATGCATCTAGCCCAAATCCTGTTTTTTCCAGAAGTTTTCAAGATAGCCGACAGTTAAATAATGGTCAAGGCATACtgagaaatagaaataatacaacagtagatagcaatcccattttattttcaccTTTAGATCATGTAAACACTGATGATGATGGAACAAGGCATGCTGCAAGACAGTTTGCTCGAGAACCTGCCGAACGAAATATTAGGTTCAGTAGAACATTAAGTGTGGGTAGGCTTCGTGACAGAGTTCTTCGTAGAACTGCTGCTTCTGATTTGGAGTTATATAATTTTCAGCAAGACAGGGAGGTGGGGCTTGCTCATCAGGATACTGTGGCACAGGGTTTAGGCCATGCAGAACTAGATCTAACGTCAGATGATAATAGCTTTACTCATCAGAACACCTCTGACAATGTCCTGTCCAGTTTTCCTAGCCCCTTTTACGGTAATCAAAATAATGCATATGGAACCCCACGAGCAGCTAGAGAGACCAGGTATAGAGATCTACTGGAACATAGATCAAATTTCATGGAGCGCCGACGAAGAATAAGATCACAG GTGCGTGCACTTCAGAGACTTGGAAGCCGATTTGAGGGCTTGTCTGCTCAGGAGAGGTCTTGCATCTTATCTGGTCAGCATCAAGGAGGTCATTGTACTTGCCGCATTGCTGCTCGAGAGCCTAATTCAAACAATGATGCTAATGCTAGGGCTAGCATATCAAGAATTGTCATGCTAGCAGAGGCTTTATTTGAG gtTCTGGATGAAATTCACCAGCAATCTGTCGTCTTGTCTCGGCCTTCTGTTTCTTCAGTTGGATCTGTTCCAGCACCCATTGAAGTGGTGGACTCCCTGCCTTTGAAGATATTTTGTAAATTCAAAAGGAAATCATGTGAAGATACTGCACA GTGTTACATTTGTCTTGTTGAGTATGAAGACGGAGACGGCATGCGAATACTTCCTTGCCATCATGAATTCCATCGAGCATGCATCGATAAATGGCTCAAAGAAATCCACAG GGTATGCCCGCTTTGCAGATGGGACATCTGCCGACCTGACTCGCTAACTACGGGGAGCTGTTGA
- the LOC125211431 gene encoding pectin acetylesterase 8-like, giving the protein MRGGLLQWLRIVMYAAILVRIESVYVNITYVQDAVAKGAVCLDGSPPAYHFDKGYGTGVNSWLIQLEGGGWCNNVTSCLARKGNRLGSSKQMVKLLPFSGLLGNKAGFNPDFYNWNRVKIRYCDGSSFTGDVEEVNPATGLHYRGARVFLAVMKDLLAKGLKDAENAMLSGCSAGGLAVILHCDNFKNLLPIGTKVKCLSDAGFFINTKDVSGAQHIEAYFNDIVTTHGSAKNLPPSCTLRMKPSLCFFPQYSARGIRTPLFLLNAAYDSWQIKNILAPAVADPRGLWHGCESDIHNCSSIQLKIMQAFRSEFIRTINGLGLSISRGLFINSCYAHCQTEMQETWFRSDSPKLNNKTIAKAVGDWFYDRSPFQRGDCPYPCDRTCHNRVFDPQEHPLI; this is encoded by the exons ATGAGGGGTGGCTTGTTGCAATGGCTGCGCATTGTGATGTATGCTGCGATTTTGGTGAGAATTGAGAGCGTTTATGTGAATATTACCTATGTTCAAGATGCTGTGGCAAAAGGGGCAG TGTGTTTGGATGGGAGCCCTCCGGCATACCATTTTGATAAGGGATATGGAACGGGAGTTAACAGTTGGTTGATTCAGCTTGAG GGAGGAGGATGGTGCAACAATGTGACTAGTTGCCTTGCTCGTAAGGGAAACCGGCTAGGCTCCTCGAAGCAGATGGTTAAACTGCTTCCTTTCTCTGGACTTTTGGGCAACAAGGCAGGGTTCAACCCtg ATTTCTATAATTGGAATCGAGTGAAGATTAGATACTGTGATGGATCGTCGTTTACTGGTGATGTTGAAGAAGTGAATCCT GCGACAGGACTTCACTACAGAGGGGCAAGGGTGTTTCTTGCTGTTATGAAGGACCTATTAGCAAAAGGACTGAAGGATGCTGAAAAT GCTATGCTATCTGGATGCTCGGCTGGTGGACTAGCCGTGATTCTTCATTGTGACAACTTCAAGAATCTCCTTCCCATCGGCACAAAAGTGAAGTGCCTTTCGGATGCTggttttttcataaatac GAAGGATGTATCCGGAGCTCAACATATAGAAGCTTACTTCAACGACATAGTAACAACACAT GGATCTGCGAAGAATCTGCCCCCATCGTGTACCTTGAGAATGAAGCCGAGCCTT TGTTTCTTCCCACAATACTCTGCAAGAGGAATCCGGACGCCCCTTTTTCTCTTGAACGCCGCCTATGATTCATGGCAG ATAAAGAACATCTTGGCTCCCGCTGTTGCTGATCCACGAGGGCTCTGGCACGGCTGCGAGTCAGATATACACAACTGCTCTTCCATTCAGCTCAAAATCATGCAAG CTTTCAGATCAGAGTTTATCCGAACAATAAACGGATTAGGGTTGTCGATATCTAGAGGATTATTCATCAATTCTTGCTATGCACATTGCCAAACTGAAATGCAGGAAACATGGTTTAGGAGTGATTCGCCAAAGTTGAATAACAAG ACGATTGCGAAAGCTGTTGGAGATTGGTTCTACGATAGAAGCCCGTTTCAGAGGGGGGATTGCCCCTATCCTTGTGACAGGACTTGTCACAACCGCGTTTTTGATCCACAAGAGCACCCGTTGATATAG